The DNA segment GAAGGGAATTGCAAAATACtagactatcatctgcaaagaagaggTGATTAACAGACAAAGAACCTCTAGCTATAGGAAAACTAGAAATGACACCCCTATGCTCAGCTTGATTTAAAGATTGACTTAGCACTTCTAAACAGATGATAAATAAATGGGGGGAGAGGGGGTCTCCCTGTCTTATGCCCCTTGAAGGCTTGAAAGATGCTTGAGGGGAGCCATTAAGTAGAATAGAATAAGAAATAGTGCCAATACATTGCATAATGAGTTCTATCCATGAACTGTCAAATCCCATTCTTGCCATTACAGCCTTTAGAAAGCTCCATTCGACTCTATCATAGGACGTACTCATGTCGAGTTTTAAGGCCATCACACCTTCCTTTTGTCTTCTCAGCCTATTTTGCATAGAGTGAAGTAATTCCTATGCCACTATGATGTTATTAGAAATTAGCCTTCCCCAGACAAAGCACTTTGAGTTGGAGATATCAGGTGAGGCAAGATGGATTTAAGTCTATTTGCTATAACCTTTGCAATAATTTTATAGAGgacattacaaaggctaattGGTCTATAGTTTGAAACCAATCGAGGAGTTTGTTTCTTGGGAATGAGTGTTATAAAGGTTTGGTTTATGGCATGGAAACCAAACCTTGAGTTGAGCAGCTCTATCACCATAGATACCACATTGTCCCCCACAATTGACCAGTACATTGATAAAAACACTGCTAGAAAACCATCTGGGCCAGGGGACTCAAGAGGGTTCATTTCAAAGATAGCCTTTTCCACTTCCTCTCTAGTGTAAGCCTTTGTCAGGTGCATGTTCATCTCAGCAGTGATTGTTGGTTCTATTTGCGTCAAGATTTCATGAATACCTACTAGATTTGAGGAAGAGAACAAGTTCTGGTAAGATTTTTGAAACTCCTCCCAGTGTCCTCTCTGGTGGATAGTATATTTCCCTCCTCATCATGAATTTTTCTAATAAGAttcctttgttttctttgagTGGCAcacttatcaaaatattttgtgtttctGTCCCCCTCTTGTAGCCACTTCTGTTTCGCTCTTTGCCGCCAAATCAGATCCTCTTCCTCTAGGTAACTATCCAGTTCTTTTTGGATAGCTCTAATCTGTTCAATTTCTTGGCCATTGTTAAGTTCTTACAACACTCTTAGTGCTTGTCTTTTATGATCCCCCATTTTCTACTTGTTTCTATTCGAGTTTCTATGCTACTCTCTGAGTTGGAACTTGATCTCTCAAAACCCCTTCTAGTGACTTTTGGGCTAGATTGTCAGGAGCCATACCAAGCTCTCTTGATGACTTCTATGCATTCCTCAGTTTTTGACCATGTTTCCTCATACCTAAACGCCCTTTTTGTTTGATAGATACTAGACTCGAATCCTTGACTTCAAATAAATAAAGGGTTATGGTCTGAGCATTGAACTGGTAATATTGAGACAGAATTTACTATATAAAGTTGGTTCCATGCACAGTTGACTAAGGCCCTGTCAAGTCTTTCTTTAGTAAAATTTGTCCCCTCACGATTGTTGCACCATGTGAATTTGGACCCCTTAAATCCAAGATCACCTAAGTCACAATCCATCAATGCATGTCTAAAGTCTTCCATTTGTTTAGAAGGTCTACgagctaaaccaaaattttcacCCTGAGAtatgatttcattgaaatcccctaTACACATCAAAGGTGTATCATGGCCAGCATTTCAATGTCTAAGAACGCTCCAGCTTTCCTTTCTTCTAGCAGTCATTGGTTGGCCATAGAAGCCAGTGATAATTTCGTTTTTATTACTATCCTTAGACTTAAAGTGTAGAGAGATATGGCTTAAGGAAAAATACACTAGTTCAGCATTGGTGTTCTTAGTCCAAAAGGCAGCCAGACCTCCACTTCTTCCAACATAGTCAACTATAAAACTAGAATCGAATCTCAGTTTGTTACAGATGAGTTCCATTTTGTTTCTACAGCATTTTGTTTCGTACAAGAAAATCAGATTTAGGGACTTACTTCTCACCAAAAGGTGGAGTTCaagaactgtccgagggttcccaagccctcagcACTTCAAGACAACGTTTTCATGGTGACTGGCAGGGCTGTTGAACAGCCTCTgccaatattaattttcttgcccATTTAGGACCTTTAGGGGACTTTCCTCCAGGATTGAGAATTCTTTTCTTATGACCGTTTCTACTTGGcccccccggggggggggggggggggggaagagccCAGTATGTCTTTTGTAAAACTATTTAACCTGCCCCTAGCTCTTCTTTTCCAGTTAGAATTCCTGGTTTGTTTGGTTAACTTTTGAGGCGTGATAGAAGCAGATGGACTAACCTGGACATTGTTATCTATAGGCGACATGTCATGATCAACCATCAGGAGGGCTGTAGGAGGATTTACAAGGTCAATTGGGGTTAAGCAGGCAGTGTTTCTATCTTCCTTGTCTACAGTCTCATGAATGACTTCTCGGCATGCTTAGGTTTCCTCATTTGGGAAGAGGCAAGCCCCTTGATAACCTAAGTGTAGAAAGTCAACATCTCCAGAGTTGAAATTGTGATTATAGTCTGCGTCTCCTttgtcaattggaattgacctCGAATCGTGAAAGCCTTTCTGAGTAGCGGTTTTCCCTTCCTTCTCTGTACTCCTTTCCTCCGAGACGCCTTGTCGGAATACATTTGCTTCCACCGTCCTGTCACTGCTCTTGGACCATGCATGGATATGCTCCAATTTGTAAGAAAGCTTGGCTCTAAGCCATGGACTGTATTGGAGCTGGTACTCCTCACGGGTTCTGCCATCGAAGCTAAACCTAGGGTAGGTTGTCTTGCCATGCAGACTTGCACCACAATGAAAGCAAAAAGTTGGCAATTGCTCGTATTTGAAAGTGATCCAGTGGCGGGAACCCTCCATGTTAATAACTCCTCCCCTTGCCAAGGGCTTAGTAATATCAATCTTCACCTTTGCCCTAAGGAAACTATCCCATGCTCTTCCTTTATCATCCACGTCCACAATCATGACTTCACCTATTTATCCCCCAAGTTTTTCCCCATGCTCTTGTTCATACCAGCAAAAAGAAGGTCATTAAACTATATCCAAAAGGATTCATGGGAGAAATCCATGTCTCTCAAAGCAATGCTCCCTTCACACTCCTATAGGCATACcgagttttttttaaaagaccATGGCTGCCCCTTAAGCACTTTGCTCCTCTCGGATGTTGACTGCAACTCAATGAGGAATTCATTCCTCCCAACTTCCTTGAATTTCAGACTCACGTCGATTTTCCATATCTTATTCATCATAGCTTTGAAAGCCCCCCTGTTTATTTCTTTATCAGCAATCACCAACGTTGCGAGACAAAACTTACTGACTTCCTTCGAGAGGAGAATCTCCTTCTCGGAAAGGTTGATCTCTTGTTGTTCATCCTCTTTTAGTTTGAGGCCCTCACATAAATTAGCCAATTCTTCCTCCATGATAGGATCTAGAAAAGATCTCCGAATTGAAACTCTATAGATCAAATATCCAAGAGACCAGGCTCTAAGCTTCACAAGGAAACATAAAGAGAAAACCCCACCTACCTAGAGAGGGGACTCCCCTTCAACTACCTTTTAGGTAATAATGCTGCATTAGGATTAAATGTTGAGGACATGACACTTGTTTGACTAAAAAATaagttcataaaatattatcaagtttattttattataaaatacatcaaacatattatatcgagacacattaatttataattttctttttataaaactcatttataGTTATAGCAACCACATATAATCGTAGACTGTTAGGTTCGAGATATGTACAAGGATATTGGAGATATTTTAAATGGCCATTTTCCAAATGCCAAGTAAAACTTTAAAAGACACactagcccccccccccccccccccaactttTTTTAAGGTACAAATTGGACTATAGTACTAAAAGCTGGCGGTCTCTTCCAACACAATATCGATATGTGTTTTGTAGATCACATTAAAAtggattttaatataaataaattaagaaatatatttgagtatataaaatagattgagatagatttaaaatttttatgcaaagttgaaaaaatagtaaatttcgTTAGTAATTCATTTGAAATGGGTTGGAGTGACATTGACATGATGCAAACATAATTGGGTTAAGAGAACCAGAGCTTTCAAAGGTTTTAGGTTGCAAGAGGTCGTCCATTTCACCTACCATAACATGTTTTAAACCCTTGATAAGTGACaaccacttatatatatatatatatatattaatggaaaGTCGTGAGCTTCATTTATACATTAATCTTAGCATAGTTTCCAGCATGGgatgaataagaaaaagaacTCAGTCGTTAGAAGAATCCAGCATGGGAtgaataaacataataaaatctgaacataaaactttaaatggaaaacaaaaaataaagaataaaaataaataaataaataaacaaagagaaaagggCAATTGGGCAGCCCAGACCGGCCATAACTTTGAACTTTCAAGCATCTCGGCTGGCTGCAATATCTAATGCAGGCCCACTTTATCTACTATAACTAGTCTCAATTATCCCCGACCTGTGACATCACACCCGTAGATCAaggggtaatttttttttgttttgttttgtttttctaataAAAGAGATGAGAGTTTCGATTCTTTCGAATCTAGATTTTCAATTTGGAGGATCGAGTCATGTACCATTAGGCTCTTGGCAGTGATACTTGTttttatacacacatatatccCTAATTTGTAAAACAATTCTATATATATCCATTAGAGAGATTAAgatcattaattttaatttaaatattgttactGGATATTGAAATCAGTGTTTTTGGTACCGTTCCGTACCAGTCACTAGGCTGGTATAGGTATGGTATCTGTTTCGTACTAGTTGAAATACGGGCCGTACCGGCCTGTACTGTCTTGCGTACCGGCctataccggccggtatttcggcctttatctttttttgttttcatttttttaagctataatctcatttttttatccccaattcatattagactatttataatttatatatacatatgtagtCATGTATAatctattcatatatagactattattttgaaatataatttatatatatttatatatataatttatttatatatcgactattccgAAACGGTACATGAAATGGTACCGATACCGAAATAATTCGTTCTAGTGTCTTGACCGGTATGCCATCCGATAcggcattcaaaacattgattgaAATCCTCTTATTCATGAACTTGCGCATATCTAAGCTATAATTCAAAGTATTTTGGTTCACCGTTTATCTGACATGAcaccaaaagggaaaaaataacgATAGTTTCTTAATTAGATAGCTTTCATCAAGTTataaatataagtaaaattataaatataaatagcatTTTCGTTTGTATATTAATCTCTCAAACTTAAAGTTCTCAATTTCTTGTTCGGATATGAGGGGATTTGACTGGTTTGTATtcaattgagatgagataatatgcttttagataaaaattaaaaaaaatattgttagaatattattttttaatattattattattttaaaatttgaaaaacttgaattgtttattatattttgtatgtgaATTTAAggaagttgtaatgatgagataaaatgagatgatttttaaatctaaatggGGCCTAATCCCACAACAACTATTGAATCTGAAATCATTGGAAACCTGATCAAGAAGTTGACAAATCAAGATAGCATTTGAATATAGTCTCTTATTCATAGGACCGTTACATATCTTATTCATAGCATACCATTACATATCTTATTCATAGGACCGTCCACAGTATATATATTGAGCGTACGGGCGGCCATACTCGTAGTTCTTTCACTACTTCTTCTTGGGAGCAAGGTTTGCTTTGATTTCGTCAACCACCTTGCCATCCACCTGGAAGGCTATCTCCAACACATCGTCTGGCACCGGCGGTGACGCAGCGAAAAGTGATGTGGCAACGACTTGGGTGCCCGGCAGTTGGCCATTGAAGCCCGAGATCACAGAAGCAGGCTTGTCGCCAACGTTCTTCTGAAAATGGACCAGTCCCCTTGGGAACACAAAGATCTCACCTTCCTTGATTGTCTTGGAGATGAGCTTGTCTGCTGTGGTGATGAAGCCTACAAACAGCTCGCCTTCCAGAGTGAATATGGTCTCGGTGGCTCGCGGGTGAGTGTGAGGAGGGTTGAGTCCGCCGGGTGCATAGTCAATGCGCGCCAACGACACGCCGAGCGTATTAAGGCCTGGAACCTGTCGGGAATATGCCGTTAAAGCAAATTGTAATTTCCATATTTTGcattaaataaaattgtctAAATGAACAGAACCTGCATAACATTGGCTGTCGTCACATTTGAACCAAACGAGTTGTTGATGAGAGCTGGCGCAGCCAGGCCAGCGAAGGTGAAATCTGCTGCCGTGACTTCTGCATCGTCCTTGCATACAAACCCGTTCACCTTTATCTCTGTTGCACGAATGACAAGGAAAATAAGAGAGCATTTCATCAAAAGAACAATCCCGAAAATATGTAAAGTTGGTCTAGGAACTTAAAATGAATCACATACTTGACTTTAGATCGGCAACGCAGAGATCCTGAAGGGGGTCAGGATCGTATGCCACAGAGCTGGAGATTGCAGCAAAGATGAACAGACATGCAAGAACGTTTGCCACCATGATTGGAAATGACTTGAAAGGAGACTGAGGTATTGGTTAAACTAAGATAAGAAAGCGAGTAGAATGCTTGGTTCGAATATGGAGAAAGAACAGCCTGCTACTCTATTTATATACACATCTAACACTGGTGATCATAAATAACAGGGTTCCAACTTAAATTCGAAGCAATTTCCCAATGAAGACgtaaacagaaactattttctATTAGTTTGAATGGGTGAAAGAAGTTGGTGAAGAAGAAAGCCAGTAGAAATTAACGTTTTTGGGCATCTTTTTGCTGTATGTGTCTTTGTTAAACAATAACACAAATCAAATCAATGGGGCTTGGAAAAGCTTCATGCCTGCCTGGCTAAATAGCGTACATTTCTCGCTATTCAAGATAGAACTTTAAAGTGAGACATAACTTGAaaccaaaaaaatcatttccaatTCAATGAGATGTGGTTGGAGATTGCTGATAAGGTGACAAACAAAGACACAAAATTTCGAAAAATCCTGCACAACTTGCCGAAGATGGTTGCATACACTAGAGAAAAAATCAATGTGAAATTGATACAGTATGTGAGATTTTCAGATGGTCAAAACTATTACCAACTTAGATGGTTCTTCTCTAGGGTGTAGAGAAAAAGATACACACATAAGATGGGTCGTACATTACTTATCAAGCATTCGATTTTGTTCTAAAAATTCAGTCGAGAAGTTATAAATGTTAGAGGCTGATTTGTTGTATTTATCTCTCTACACACTAAGCTGTATAGAAACTTTTAACAGATCCAAAGCGGATGCTTTTAGTTCACCTATAAGTTTCCCCACTGGATCTAACTTTTGTATACAATCAAGCCAACAGAGTTGTTAAATGGGGACCCTTTTCTGCAATTGTTGGAAGTAAGCTCACAGAGAGAGGCATAACCATACAAGCATTATTAACAGAATAGTAAATTACGGTGATAAttgacttttttataaaaattctttgTGAGATGTCgcaaattataatattagatacaatcgTAGATATGTAGATTTtgcatttactcattttttaatgGAATTGCACGGTGATTGTATACTacatgattgtaaatatcatttacgAGATAGTAGAAAGGATTGGAATGTAATTTGAATCATTACTCCATCTGAATATAGCATCATAGCATTCAAAAATATCATacccatgaagaagaaaaaggtaaaAAGTGATAATTCCTTCGAGAGGTGAAGAAAAATGTGACGAATAACACGGGATTCTtttgagagcgagagagaggagaCCTTATCATGACGATGAAAACAGAGTCCTAGAgtctatttttaatatatatatatatatatatccactaCAACCAACAATTGAGATTCGTGCCTTGCCAACTGCTATGTCAACTAAATAATGCATACTACCCAATAAAGAGTGAAAGGCAGTTGGGGAGAAATTTAGGAGTGTACAGTATTTTTACAACTctttatatgattatattataaaataaaaatatttatttaatgtaatgttattttataaattatttatacaaaaaaagaaaatagaaaaacatcTCTTTTAATACgtagttatataaaaaaattgtaaagatgaCCTTATATctaatacttttcaaactttagTGTTATAAAGAACGAAACTTTTCTAACATTTTTTCCCTTAGTCTTCTTCCTTCGCATC comes from the Carya illinoinensis cultivar Pawnee chromosome 8, C.illinoinensisPawnee_v1, whole genome shotgun sequence genome and includes:
- the LOC122319036 gene encoding germin-like protein subfamily 2 member 4 produces the protein MVANVLACLFIFAAISSSVAYDPDPLQDLCVADLKSKIKVNGFVCKDDAEVTAADFTFAGLAAPALINNSFGSNVTTANVMQVPGLNTLGVSLARIDYAPGGLNPPHTHPRATETIFTLEGELFVGFITTADKLISKTIKEGEIFVFPRGLVHFQKNVGDKPASVISGFNGQLPGTQVVATSLFAASPPVPDDVLEIAFQVDGKVVDEIKANLAPKKK